Proteins encoded in a region of the Pseudomonas denitrificans (nom. rej.) genome:
- a CDS encoding low molecular weight protein-tyrosine-phosphatase yields MFNRVLMVCAGNICRSPTAEHLLRYELTDSGVHVSSAGLTALVGRPLEARALATLQRHGQQPQEHHARQLTAELLQAADLVLAMEQRHLQDIFRQFPESRGKTFLLGKWQHDREIPDPYRQSDAAFEHAYALIAQDAAAWAKRIRPAR; encoded by the coding sequence GTGTTCAACAGGGTACTGATGGTCTGTGCTGGCAACATCTGCCGCAGTCCTACAGCAGAACATCTCCTTCGGTATGAACTGACAGACTCCGGCGTTCATGTCTCCTCCGCCGGGCTGACGGCTCTGGTCGGCCGCCCGCTCGAGGCGCGCGCCCTTGCCACGCTCCAGCGCCATGGCCAGCAGCCCCAGGAGCACCACGCCCGGCAACTGACAGCCGAACTGCTGCAGGCCGCCGATCTGGTGCTGGCCATGGAGCAGCGCCACCTGCAAGACATCTTCCGCCAGTTTCCCGAATCCCGCGGCAAGACCTTCCTGCTCGGAAAGTGGCAGCACGACCGCGAAATTCCAGACCCCTACCGACAGAGTGACGCCGCCTTCGAGCACGCCTACGCGCTGATCGCCCAAGACGCCGCTGCCTGGGCGAAACGCATTCGCCCTGCCCGCTAA
- a CDS encoding polysaccharide biosynthesis tyrosine autokinase, whose protein sequence is MQHPHTPKPQAPVLQASQDDDEIDLLALFGTLLDRKWMIASITAGFMVMGVAYALLAPPVYRASATLQVEQKKPGIPGLSDMSDLLGAQSQAVTEIQLLTSRSVIGKAVDSLKLDIDVQPSLFPVFGNFLHRHYSPEHPGDIAPALLGMSRFAWGGESLKIFQLDVPDVLLEKQLTLIAGENGRYSLFDDDNNLLVKGTVGQPAEQNGVKVQVETLAANPGTRFKVTRERRLSAILDYQQNLNVSETGKESGILTLALDDEQPEQALAVLDAISQQYVLQNVERASAEAASSLEFLRGQLPEVRKDLEQSENALSGYQSRAKSADISLETKALLDQIVALDTSISQLKLQQAEMDHKFTHQHPAYQALMRQIGELTSKQAGLSKRVEALPETQQDLLRLTRDVQVSTAIYTQMLNKAQELDVMRAGAVGNVRIIDPADVDTTKPVKPKKPLIVAIATLLGLFFAIALVLLRKAMNRGIETPEAIEQLGLPVYASIPYSALQKAEEDRRNKCNKGSFQPAPLLATSHPTDLAVESLRSLRTSLHFAMLESGDNRLMISGPSPSVGKSFVSANLAAVIAQTGQRVLLVDVDMRKGYLHKILNAREQSGLSDLLIRRCGFDSAIQATSVQNLSFISRGQIPPNPSELLMHPNFTDMLERASAEFDLVILDTPPLLAVTDAAIVGRQAGTSLIVTRFAKNAQREIELTIRRFEQNGIELKGAIFNGVERRAADYYGAGAYAYQYEYVSDKS, encoded by the coding sequence ATGCAACACCCACACACGCCCAAGCCCCAAGCTCCCGTGCTGCAAGCCTCGCAGGACGATGACGAGATCGACCTGCTCGCCCTCTTCGGCACCCTGCTGGACCGCAAATGGATGATTGCCAGCATCACCGCCGGCTTCATGGTGATGGGCGTAGCCTATGCCCTGCTCGCACCACCGGTGTACCGCGCCAGCGCCACCCTCCAGGTGGAACAGAAGAAGCCCGGCATCCCGGGCCTGTCGGACATGAGCGACCTGCTGGGTGCGCAATCGCAAGCGGTCACCGAGATCCAGCTGCTGACCTCGCGCAGCGTGATCGGCAAAGCCGTGGACAGCCTCAAACTGGATATCGATGTCCAGCCCTCGCTGTTCCCGGTGTTCGGCAACTTCCTTCATCGCCACTACAGCCCGGAGCACCCTGGCGATATCGCGCCCGCGCTGCTGGGGATGAGCCGTTTCGCCTGGGGCGGCGAAAGCCTGAAGATCTTCCAGCTCGATGTACCCGACGTACTGCTGGAAAAGCAATTGACGCTCATCGCCGGTGAGAACGGGCGCTACAGCCTGTTTGACGACGACAACAACCTGCTGGTGAAAGGCACTGTTGGCCAGCCCGCCGAGCAGAACGGCGTGAAGGTGCAGGTAGAGACCCTGGCCGCCAATCCCGGCACCCGCTTCAAGGTCACCCGCGAACGGCGGCTGAGCGCGATTCTCGACTACCAGCAGAACCTCAACGTCAGCGAAACCGGCAAGGAGTCCGGCATCCTCACCCTGGCCCTGGACGACGAGCAACCCGAACAGGCCCTCGCCGTACTCGATGCCATCAGCCAGCAGTATGTACTGCAGAACGTCGAACGAGCCTCTGCCGAAGCCGCCTCCAGCCTGGAGTTCCTGCGCGGCCAACTGCCGGAAGTCCGCAAGGACCTGGAGCAGTCGGAAAACGCCCTGAGCGGCTACCAGTCCCGCGCCAAGTCGGCGGACATCAGCCTGGAAACCAAGGCCCTGCTGGACCAGATCGTCGCGCTGGACACCAGCATCTCCCAGCTGAAGCTGCAGCAGGCCGAGATGGACCACAAGTTCACCCACCAGCACCCGGCCTACCAGGCCCTGATGCGGCAGATCGGCGAACTGACCAGCAAACAGGCCGGCCTCTCCAAACGCGTCGAAGCCCTGCCGGAAACCCAGCAGGACCTGCTGCGCCTGACCCGCGACGTACAGGTCAGCACCGCTATCTATACGCAAATGCTGAACAAGGCCCAGGAACTGGACGTCATGCGCGCCGGCGCCGTCGGCAACGTGCGCATCATCGACCCGGCCGATGTCGACACCACCAAACCGGTGAAACCCAAGAAACCCTTGATCGTTGCCATTGCGACGCTGCTGGGCCTGTTCTTCGCCATTGCCCTGGTGCTGTTGCGCAAGGCCATGAACCGTGGCATCGAAACCCCTGAAGCCATCGAGCAACTCGGCCTGCCAGTGTATGCCTCGATTCCTTACAGCGCATTGCAGAAGGCCGAAGAAGACCGGCGCAACAAGTGCAACAAGGGCTCGTTCCAGCCCGCCCCGCTGCTGGCCACCAGCCACCCCACAGACCTTGCTGTCGAGTCCCTGCGCAGCCTGCGCACCAGCCTGCACTTCGCCATGCTGGAATCCGGCGACAACCGCCTGATGATCTCCGGGCCAAGCCCCTCAGTGGGTAAATCCTTCGTCAGCGCCAACCTGGCGGCCGTGATCGCACAAACCGGCCAACGCGTTTTGCTGGTCGATGTCGATATGCGCAAGGGCTACCTGCACAAGATCCTCAACGCACGTGAGCAAAGCGGCCTTTCCGACCTGCTGATCCGCCGCTGTGGATTCGACAGCGCCATTCAAGCCACAAGCGTGCAGAACCTCAGCTTCATCTCCCGTGGGCAGATTCCGCCCAACCCGTCGGAACTGCTGATGCACCCCAACTTCACCGACATGCTGGAAAGGGCCAGCGCCGAATTCGACCTGGTCATCCTCGACACTCCCCCTCTGCTGGCCGTGACCGATGCCGCCATCGTTGGCCGGCAGGCAGGCACCAGCCTGATCGTCACCCGCTTCGCCAAGAACGCCCAGCGAGAAATCGAACTGACCATCCGCCGCTTCGAACAGAACGGCATCGAACTGAAGGGCGCCATCTTCAACGGCGTCGAGCGACGCGCAGCGGATTACTACGGCGCCGGGGCCTATGCCTACCAGTACGAATACGTCTCGGACAAGAGCTGA